One Halarsenatibacter silvermanii genomic window carries:
- a CDS encoding nucleotidyltransferase family protein: protein MDVSEYIEHHREKAEQEKREAEHLFIYLNRLVKEQVQDLAKKYNPEKIYLFGSLLDRDKFCAGSDIDLAISGLEAEDYLDFWGDLEERLQHSFDLVNLETADNRLNQFIRQEGVVIYDRKKEESQFI from the coding sequence ATGGATGTTTCAGAATATATTGAACATCACAGGGAAAAAGCTGAGCAGGAGAAAAGAGAAGCCGAACATCTCTTTATATATTTGAATAGACTAGTAAAAGAACAGGTTCAGGATTTGGCCAAAAAATATAATCCTGAAAAGATATATCTTTTTGGTTCACTGCTTGACAGGGATAAATTTTGCGCTGGTTCTGATATAGATTTGGCGATTTCCGGCCTGGAAGCGGAAGATTATCTGGATTTCTGGGGGGATTTAGAGGAGCGTCTCCAGCACAGCTTCGATCTGGTCAACCTGGAAACAGCTGATAACAGGTTGAATCAGTTTATCCGTCAGGAAGGAGTGGTGATTTATGACAGGAAAAAAGAGGAAAGCCAATTCATTTAA